A single window of Deltaproteobacteria bacterium DNA harbors:
- the pilO gene encoding type 4a pilus biogenesis protein PilO has translation MNPLPDITDRLTQLPLAQKILLAVLGMVLLGAVLGFFLLRPRWEESKALQGEIDREKIKLAQIIRTRSQIARFKQELAEMDVRYKVILNMLPEAKEIPLLLKTVSNLGQQQGLEFLLFKPEKENPREFVAEIPITIHIKGTYHEIGIFFDRLRRLPRIINVKQLELGAFEEKTGRINARCQITTFRVLPLPPPSPTPAAKAEKKK, from the coding sequence ATGAATCCCTTACCGGACATCACAGACCGTCTGACCCAGCTCCCCCTGGCCCAAAAAATATTACTGGCGGTTTTGGGGATGGTTCTTTTAGGAGCGGTTCTGGGATTTTTCCTGCTTAGACCCCGTTGGGAAGAATCAAAAGCCCTCCAGGGAGAGATCGACCGGGAAAAAATCAAATTAGCCCAAATTATCCGGACCCGGAGCCAGATTGCCCGTTTCAAACAAGAGCTGGCTGAAATGGATGTCCGATATAAAGTGATCCTGAATATGTTACCGGAAGCCAAAGAAATCCCTCTCCTGCTTAAAACCGTTTCCAACCTGGGTCAACAGCAAGGACTGGAATTTCTTCTTTTTAAACCGGAAAAGGAAAACCCCAGAGAATTTGTGGCGGAAATCCCGATCACCATACATATCAAAGGGACTTATCATGAGATCGGAATATTTTTTGACCGTCTCCGGCGGCTGCCCCGGATTATTAATGTGAAACAACTGGAGTTAGGGGCCTTTGAGGAAAAGACCGGCCGCATTAATGCCCGCTGTCAGATAACCACTTTTCGGGTCTTGCCCCTTCCGCCGCCATCCCCGACACCGGCAGCGAAGGCTGAAAAGAAAAAATAA
- a CDS encoding PilN domain-containing protein produces the protein MIRINLLAAHEVRKGKGRFRLFQGIVLIYGLLITAFLLGYWKLGVEVQTLKEEKGVLVKQTQAAATLQKEIKELKEKKETAQTRLDLLQNLEKERHGPVRLMEVLSTILPVNQLWLISLRETGSEVRIDGMSFSNETLAEYMRRLQNAPFVSQVDLVQSTQANYKDLKVKQFTLTARLKSPAPPGENTVEKK, from the coding sequence ATGATCCGGATTAATTTGTTAGCCGCCCATGAGGTCCGAAAAGGGAAGGGACGGTTCAGGCTGTTTCAGGGTATCGTTCTGATTTATGGACTCCTGATAACAGCCTTCCTTCTGGGATATTGGAAGTTAGGGGTCGAAGTCCAAACCCTCAAGGAAGAAAAAGGGGTTTTAGTAAAACAAACGCAGGCTGCTGCAACCCTCCAGAAAGAAATCAAAGAGCTTAAGGAAAAAAAAGAAACGGCCCAAACCAGGCTGGATCTGCTTCAAAATCTGGAAAAAGAGCGGCATGGCCCGGTTCGTCTGATGGAAGTTCTTTCAACCATACTGCCGGTCAACCAGCTCTGGCTGATCAGTTTGCGGGAAACCGGTTCCGAAGTCCGGATAGATGGGATGTCCTTCAGTAACGAGACCCTGGCCGAGTACATGAGACGTCTTCAAAACGCACCCTTCGTGAGTCAGGTCGATTTGGTTCAATCCACCCAGGCCAATTATAAGGATTTAAAAGTAAAACAATTCACCCTGACCGCCCGGCTGAAATCTCCGGCTCCGCCAGGTGAGAATACTGTCGAGAAAAAATGA